A genomic region of Myxococcaceae bacterium JPH2 contains the following coding sequences:
- a CDS encoding SDR family oxidoreductase, with translation MKLVSGSAIVTGAGQGIGLGIASRLMRDGANVLLFGRTPEKVEAAAAELNKASEGRTRAVPFAGDVVRVEDVTRAIALATREFGLPGILVNNAGTATLRPILDMPVEEFDQVLAINLKGPFLFTQLLAKALVAAKQPGSIVNISSLNQTAVTDGLAHYCASKAALANLSKVAASELGRYNIRVNVVAPGAIRTPLAEGAGLLTGAMGREFFAHTPLGKPCGEPEDVAKVVSFLCSDLASWVTGDTLAVDGGNHIRGLHSYADTLGLTRAVEPSL, from the coding sequence ATGAAGCTGGTGTCAGGCAGTGCCATTGTGACGGGGGCGGGACAGGGCATCGGATTGGGAATCGCCTCGCGGCTCATGCGAGACGGAGCCAACGTGCTGCTCTTTGGACGGACGCCGGAGAAGGTGGAGGCAGCCGCTGCGGAACTCAACAAGGCATCGGAGGGACGTACGCGGGCCGTGCCTTTCGCGGGCGACGTGGTCCGGGTGGAGGACGTCACTCGCGCCATCGCGCTCGCGACGCGAGAGTTTGGCCTCCCGGGCATCCTCGTGAACAACGCGGGCACGGCCACCTTGCGCCCCATCCTCGACATGCCCGTGGAGGAGTTCGACCAGGTCCTGGCCATCAACCTCAAGGGCCCCTTCCTCTTCACCCAGCTCCTGGCGAAGGCGCTGGTCGCCGCCAAACAGCCGGGCTCCATCGTCAACATCTCCTCGCTGAACCAGACCGCCGTGACGGATGGGCTTGCACACTACTGCGCGTCCAAGGCGGCGCTCGCGAACCTCTCGAAGGTCGCGGCCTCGGAGCTGGGGCGGTACAACATCCGGGTGAATGTCGTGGCGCCTGGGGCCATCCGCACGCCGCTGGCGGAAGGCGCCGGCCTGCTCACCGGCGCCATGGGGCGCGAGTTCTTCGCCCACACGCCGCTCGGGAAGCCCTGTGGCGAGCCGGAGGACGTCGCCAAGGTGGTGTCGTTCCTTTGCAGTGACCTGGCGTCGTGGGTGACTGGAGATACCCTCGCGGTCGACGGTGGCAATCACATCCGCGGACTGCACAGCTACGCGGACACCCTGGGCCTCACCCGCGCCGTCGAGCCCTCGCTCTGA
- a CDS encoding peroxiredoxin produces MSAEIGKKFPGFSLLNQDGRTRKLEDFAGKWLVVYVYPKDDTPGCTIQGKSFTATKEDFTRANIEVVGVSEDDVQSHKSFCNKFAFTIDLLADTQHELLRAAGVGQSEWKGTMYWDRTSFVIDPKGVLRKVYQKVNPEGHERVLLADIKQLQAA; encoded by the coding sequence ATGTCCGCGGAGATTGGAAAGAAGTTTCCGGGCTTCTCGCTGCTCAATCAGGATGGTCGTACCCGGAAGCTGGAGGACTTCGCCGGCAAGTGGCTCGTGGTGTACGTCTATCCCAAGGACGACACGCCCGGCTGCACCATCCAGGGCAAGTCCTTCACCGCGACGAAGGAAGACTTCACGCGGGCCAACATCGAGGTCGTGGGTGTGAGCGAAGACGACGTGCAGTCGCACAAGAGCTTCTGCAACAAGTTCGCGTTCACCATCGACCTGCTGGCGGACACCCAGCACGAGCTGCTGCGCGCGGCTGGCGTGGGACAGTCCGAGTGGAAGGGCACGATGTACTGGGACCGCACGTCCTTCGTCATCGACCCGAAGGGTGTGCTGCGCAAGGTGTACCAGAAGGTGAACCCGGAAGGGCACGAGCGCGTTCTGCTCGCAGACATCAAGCAGTTGCAGGCGGCCTGA